The sequence below is a genomic window from Oscillospiraceae bacterium.
CCAAGCAGCAGGGCCAGCAGGGTGCACACCGGGGAAATGCTGCGGCGCAGGTTGTCGAAAATCTTCCATTTGGCCATGGGGGAAATCGGGTTGGGCTCTCTGTCCCCGGCCTGGTTGCGCACCGTGCGCCCCAGCCAGGGCAGGAGCTGCCAGTCCCCCCGCACCCAGCGGTGGAGGCGGGCGAAGTAGGAATTCACCTTATAGGGGTAGCCGTCGGTGAGCTCCACGTCCCCGATGAGCCCCGCGTGGAGGTAGGATCCCTCCAGCAGGTCGTGGGAGAGCACCCTGTTTTCCGGGAAGCGGCCGTCCAGACAGGTAAGGAAGGCGTCCACGTCGAAGATGCCCTTGCCCGTGTAGGTCCCCTGGTCGAAGAGGTCGTGGTACACGTCGCTGCTGGCGCTGCCGTAGGGGTCCACGCCCCCCTGACCGGCGAAGATGCGGGAGAACTGGCTCTTGTTGGCGGCCCCCAGCTCCACCCCCACCCGGGGCTGGAGCACGCCGTACCCGGCGCGCACCACCCGGCGGCGGCGGTCCACCACCGCCCGGTTCAGGGGGTGGAGCATGGCCCCGGCCAGCTCACGGGCCGCGCCCACGTTGAGGCTGGTGTCCGAGTCCAGGGTAAGCACGAACTTCACCCCCTGGAGCCTGCGTCGGTCACCGGCGCGCACCTGAAGGGCGCAGCGGCGGCCCCGGAGCAGGCGGGCCAGCTCCAGCAGAGCCCCCCGCTTGCGCTCCCAGCCCTGCCACACCTCGTCCACCGGGTGGAAAATCGGGGGACGGAACAGAAGGTAGAAGCCCCCGCCGTATTTCCCGTTCAGGGCCTCGATCTCCCGCCGGGCCGCCTCCGCCCAGCCCCGGGCCGCACCCCCCATGGGCTCGGCCCGGTCGGGCAGGTCCGCCAGCAGGCCGAACAGCAGGTGTTCCCCCGCGTCCCGGTTGGCCAGGCGGTAGCGCTCCAGCAGCGCGGCGTACTCCGCCCCGCTCTTCTCCCCCGTCAGCAGCCCCGCGATGACGCAGAGGGTCTTGCCCTCCTTGGGTATGCCCTCCTCCAGCTCCAGCCGGCACACCGGCCGGGGCCGGAACAGGCGCACGGCGGCGAAATCCACCAGATTCTTCACGATCTCGGACACCGGCAGCAGCAGGAGCAGTGCCACAGCGCCGCTGTGGAGCACGTAGCCCAGCAGCAGCGTCACGAACAGGGTGGGCAGCACCACCGCCGCCACATAGAGCCCGCCGCTGCGCAGGCGCGGCCGCTCCCCCATGGGGCGGCGGAAGAGGTAGTAGCCCACATGGCGCTCCTCGCCCTTCCCGGCCTCGCACAGGGCCAGCACCTGCGCCGCGGCCACCTCCTCGCTCAGGCCCTTCTTCCGGGCCAGGCGGCAAAGCTCCCGGCGGTAGCGGGCGCGGGTCTCGTCGTCCATTTTGGCGTACTCCCCCGCGGGATCCCGGCGCAGGGCCTCTTCCACCCGGCTGGCCTGCTCCAGCAGGGGGCACAGGTTGGCGGTGGAGAGCATCCGCAGGGAGGAGAAGATCTCCTCCAGCGCCTGGGCCGTGCCCTCCCCCGGCTGATCCCCCTCCAGCCGCGGGCACAGCCCGGCCAGCCGCTCCACGCAGGCGCATTTGAGGGCGGGCACCAGCACGGACAGCTCCCCCTCGGTGAGCGGGCGGGCCTGCTGGGCGCGGCCTAAAAAGGCGCACAGCTTCTCCGGCGCGGCGGCCCCCGCCTCCCCGACGAAGGCGCGTGCCAGCTCCAGCACGAAGAGCTCCTTCCCCCCGCCCCGCCGCACCCAGCGCAGGCGGACGGCCCGGCGCAGGCAGTCCGCGCCGTCCCGGCCCTCCCGCTGGGCCAGGTACCAGTTGTCCAGCAGCCATTCCCAGGCCGGGGTGGTGCGCTCCTGCCGCGCGGCGCGCGCCGCCACGTGGTCCCGTACCGCGCGGATCTGCCGCAGGGCCGCCTGCGTGCGGCGTGCGGCCGCGCGCCCCGTATTTTCCCCCACCGGGCGCATCGCCTGCGCCGCGTTCTCCCCGAGCTGCCCCAGATCCTGTCCCATCCGCGCTTCCTCCCAAGTCCATATTCACCTTCCAGCTTTTCCCGATGGAAGGGAAATATACGGCGGGGCGCGGAAAAGGGCGGCCGGATAAACCGGCCGCCCTCCTTGTCTTTACTTACCCGCCGCAGGCGTTTTTCAGCTCCTGGAGCAGCAGCTGCATGTCCAGCGGCTTGACCAGATAGCTTGTCATCCCGGCCTGCCGGGCCAGCGCCCGGTCCTCCTCGAAGGCGTTGGCCGTCATGGCCAGGATGGGCAGGGACGCGTCCGCCCGGTCCAGGGCGCGGATGGCCCGGGTGGCGGCCAGGCCGTCCATCACGGGCATGCGGATGTCCATCAGCACCGCCCGGTAGTGCCCCACGGGGGCGTCCGCAAAGCGGTCCAGCGCCAGCTTCCCGTTCTCCGCCACGTCCACCCGGAAGCCGTGCATCTCCAGCAGGGATTTTGCGATCTCGGCGTTGAGGGCGTTGTCCTCCGCCAGCAGCAGCCGCTGTTGGGAGAACTGGGGCCCCGGCCTGGGCGGGACCGTGCGGTGCCCGCCCTCCAGCTGGGCGAAGGTCTCGTACACCGCGCAGCGGAACAGGGGCTTGGCGATAAAGCAGTCGGCCCCGGCCTGCCGTGCCTCGGTCTCGATGGCGCTCCAGTCGTAGGCCGAGATGATGACGATCATGGTCTCCGGCCCCACCAGCTCCCGGATGCGGCGGGTGGTCTCCACTCCGTCCATATCCGGCATACGCCAGTCGATCATGGCGATGTCGTAGCACCGCCCCCGCTCCAGGGCGGCGCGCACCTCCTCCACCGCCCGTATGCCCGAGTCCACCCAGACCGAACGGGCGCCGATCTCCTGGAGGATAACGGCGGTCTGCTCGCCCACCAGCGCGTCGTCGTCGGCCACCAGCACCTCCAGCCCCCGCAGCAGCTCCCGCTTTTTGCGCTCCTGCTCCCGGGCCTCGTCGTCCTCCGGCAGGCCGAAGGGCAGGCTGACCGTAAAGGTGCTCCCCTTGCCCTGTTCGGTCTTTACGTCAATCAGGCCGCCCATGAGCTGCACCAGGTTGTACACGATGGACAGACCCAGGCCGCTGCCCACATTGTTGCGGGCTCCGTCCGCGCACTCCTGCTCGAAGGGCTGGAAAATCCGCCGGGAGAATTCCTCCGACATGCCGATGCCGCTGTCCGCCACCGAGAAGCGCAGGAACGCGAAGCCGTTGGCCCGCCGCTCCTCCCCGATGCTTAGCGTGATGCAGCCCCCGGCGGGGGTGAACTTCACCGCATTGGACAGCAGGTTTACCAGAATCTGCTTCAGGCGCAGGGCGTCGCCAAGATAGCAGCGCTCCAGCGGCTCGGTGTGGTGGATCTCGAAGGAGATGCCCCGCTCCAGGGTCTGGGGGAAGATAATGGTGTTCAGCTCACCGACCAGCTCCGTGAAGTCGAATTTCTCCCGGGCGATGGTCATTTTGCCCGTCTCGATCTTGGACATGTCCAGGATGTCGTTGATCAGCGAGAGCAGGTAGCGGGAGGAGGCGTCGATCTTCTGGAAGCAGTCCCGCACCCTGGCCGGGTCCTCCAGCTTGAGCTGGCCGATGGTGCTCATGCCGATGATGGCGTTCATGGGCGTGCGGATGTCGTGGCTCATGCGGGAGAGGAAGTCGCTCTTGGCCCGGTTGGCCGCCTTGGCGGAGGCCAGCGCGTCCCGCAGCAGCTGCTCCTGCCGCGCCTGCTCGGCACGCTGCTCGTCCAGCACCCGCACCAGCCCGATGGCCAGCACGTCCTCCCCCACCGGGTTGTCCACGGGGATAAGCTGTACCGCGATCCAGTGGTACGCCCCGTCCGCGCCCTTCTGGCGAAACTCACCGTAGCACGCGCCCTCCCCGGCGGCGAAGCGCCGCCGGATGGCCGCGCAGTCGAAGAAGGCGGCGTAGTCCTCCCGGTAGGCGGGGTAGACGTCCTCCAGCATCTGCGCCGCCAGGGTCTCGATCCGCCCCTGCCTGCGCCCGGTGTAGCACGCCTTATCCTCAATGAAGCAGTCGAAGGTGCCCTGGGTCAGGTTCAGGTTCATAATCAATGGGTAGGCGCTGCAGATGGCCGCCCGCAGGGAACGGTTTTCGATCAGCCGCTCCTCCTCCTGGGCCAGCTGCAGGCGCTTTATCTCGGTGATGTCGGTAAAGACCGCCTGGATGACCTCCAGTCCGTCGGCATTTACGATGCGCTGCATCACCACACTGATCCACACCAGCCCGCCGCCGCGGCGGCGGCTCTCCCGCGTATAGGTGCACACCGGGCCGTCCAGCGTGAGCCGGCCGATGTAGTCCTCCACCCTGCGCCGGTCCCCCTCCCCCACCATCTGCACCGGGCTGGCCACCTCGGCGCGGTAGGCCTCCTCGGAGGGGTAGCCGTAGAACTCCCACACCATGCGGTTGAGGTTCACCAGCCGGTGGGAGGGGTCGGTGGTGAACTGCAGGATGCCGCAGGGCACCGTGTCGTAGAGCTGGGAGAGGAAGCGACTGCGCTGCCCGGCCTCCAGCTCCTGCTTTTTGCGCTGGCTCACGTCGGTGAGGAAGCAGTAGACCGCCTCCTCCCCGTCCACGTCCACCATGCGCTTGCCCGACTCGGCCAGCCACAGGACGCCCCCGTCCCTCCGCCTGGCCCGGTACTCCACGTAGTAGGAGTCCCCCCGGCGCAGGGCGGCGTCCACCTGGGCCCACATGGGGGCGTAGTCCTCCGGCACGACGAACCCCCGGGTGGTCCCGCCGGTGGCGGCGGCGCACTCCTCCGGGGAGGCGTAGCCCAGCAGGGCGCACAGCCCGTCGCTGATCCATTTGTAGGACAAATCGCCGTCCAGGCGGAAGATCTCCATGCCGCCCGGCATCTGGGCCAGCATCAGCTCAATCTGCCGGTCCCGCTGGGTGAGCGCGCCCTGGAGCCTCTCATAGGCCTCCCTGGCCGCCTGGACGGGGAAGAGCTTATCCTCCCGCATCTCCGCGCTGGGCATTGAGTTGTGGATGTGTACCGTCTCCAGCCCGCCGTCCGGCTTGCGCCGGAAGATGAAGGTGATGCGCTGGCGTACGCGCATGTACATCCCCTGGCCGCCCTTCGTCTCAAGCAGGCTCTCCCCCTGGCAAAAGTAGGTGCCGCCGCCCAGATCCCGGCTGGCGTAACGCGCCTCGGTCATCTCACAGGCGATGAACTCGTCCTGCCCCGCCCGGAAGGCGGCGGCCACGTCCTCGGCCCCCTCCGCCCACATCCTCTCGCCGCCGCCCAGCCACACGATGTCCGGTGCGAAGGTGGAAATCAGAAAATCAATGCTCGAATCGCAGAAATAACTGCGCAGAATTCTGTCTGCGAACGCCTCTACCTCGCGCAGAGCACCCTGTCCCTCCATGCCGCGTCTCCCTTCCGAACTGCCTGGTTTGAATGATAATACCACAAAATGCCGGAAATGCAAAGCGCAAAGCCGGGTTTGCGCTTCCATCGTTTCCGCAAGGGAAATCACTTTCCCCCCTTGACAAGCTGGGAAAAATATAGTATGATACAACACGTTGTAAAGCCCACCCGCTTTACAACAACTGTGAGAGGAGGCGGCTAACGTTGAAGAACCAGGCCTACCGCATGACCCTGCTCTACGATTTTTACGGGGACATGCTCACGGATCGCCAGAAGGAGTTCTACGACCTCTATTATAATGAGGACCTCTCCCTGGCCGAGATAGCGGAAAACTACGGCATCACCCGCCAGGGCGTGCGGGACGTCATCGTCCGCGCCGAGGCCACCCTCACCGAGCTGGAGGACAAGACCGGCATCATCCGGCGCTTCCACAAGATGCAGGACCAGTTCACCCAGATTGGGCAGGCGCTGGACGGCATCGAGCAGCGCAACGAAAGCCGCTTTCAGGACGACGTGCTGGAAGGGCTGTGCATCCAGATCAGGGATGTGCTCTCCCAGCTGAAGCAGGAGTAACCAATGGCATTTGAAGGATTGACCGAAAAGCTCTCCGCCGCGTTTAAAAAGCTGCGCGGCAAGGGCCGCCTGACCGAGGCCGACGTGAAGGAGGCCATGAAGGAGATCCGTATGGCCCTGCTGGAGGCCGACGTGAACTTCAAGGTGGTTAAGCAGTTTGTCTCCACCGTCACCGAGCGCGCGGTGGGCGCCGACGTGCTGGAGAGCCTGACCCCGGCCCAGATGATCATCAAGATCGTCAACGAGGAGCTCACCGCCCTCATGGGGGGCGAGAGCACCAAGCTCACCATCTCCCCCAAGCCCCCCACCGTCGTGATGCTGGTGGGCCTCAACGGCGCGGGCAAGACCACCAACGGCGCCAAGCTGGCCGGCTTCATGAAAAAGCAGAACGGCAAGCGCCCCCTGCTGGTGGCCTGCGACACCTTCCGCCCCGCCGCCGTGCAGCAGCTCCAGGTCGTGGGCGGCCAGGTGGGCGTGCCGGTCTTCGAGCAGGGCTTGGGCGACCCGGTGGAGATTGCAAAGGCGGGCATCGAGCACGCCAGGACCCACGGCAACGACCTGGTGTTCATCGACACCGCTGGCCGCCTGCACGTGGACGAGGAGCTGATGGACCAGCTCAAGGTCATGAAGGCCGCCGTGAACCCCACCGAGATTCTGCTCATCGTGGACGCCATGATCGGCCAGGACGCGGTGAACGCCGCCAAGGCCTTCGACGAGGCGCTGGACATCACCGGTGTCATGCTCACCAAGCTGGACGGCGACGCCCGGGGCGGCGCGGCCCTGTCCATCAAGGCGGTCACCGGCAAGCCCATCAAGTTCGTGGGCGTGGGCGAGAAGCTGGACAGCGTGGAGGTCTTCCACCCCGACCGCATGGCCTCCCGCATCCTGGGCATGGGCGATATGCTCTCCCTCATTGAGAAGGCCCAGCAGAGCTTCGACATGCAGAAGGCCGCCGAGCTGGAGCAGAAGCTGCGCAAGAACAAGTTCACCCTCACCGACTTCTACGACCAGCTGGTGCAGGTGAAGGGCATGGGCTCCCTCACCGACATCGCGGGGATGCTGCCCGGC
It includes:
- a CDS encoding signal recognition particle protein, which produces MAFEGLTEKLSAAFKKLRGKGRLTEADVKEAMKEIRMALLEADVNFKVVKQFVSTVTERAVGADVLESLTPAQMIIKIVNEELTALMGGESTKLTISPKPPTVVMLVGLNGAGKTTNGAKLAGFMKKQNGKRPLLVACDTFRPAAVQQLQVVGGQVGVPVFEQGLGDPVEIAKAGIEHARTHGNDLVFIDTAGRLHVDEELMDQLKVMKAAVNPTEILLIVDAMIGQDAVNAAKAFDEALDITGVMLTKLDGDARGGAALSIKAVTGKPIKFVGVGEKLDSVEVFHPDRMASRILGMGDMLSLIEKAQQSFDMQKAAELEQKLRKNKFTLTDFYDQLVQVKGMGSLTDIAGMLPGVNAKALEGATVDEKALGRTEAIILSMTPRERENPSLLNNSRKKRIAAGSGTQVVDINRLLKQFEMMQQMTRQFSGGKMKRMKRGGMFGKGKMPGMPF